The Polypterus senegalus isolate Bchr_013 chromosome 1, ASM1683550v1, whole genome shotgun sequence genome includes a window with the following:
- the LOC120529300 gene encoding uncharacterized protein LOC120529300 isoform X1, with amino-acid sequence MWKLLIIGFCILQVSCQESLTSKPVEKGGGTSKQDHNDNKCKTNSNDGKSGNNNSQSSQCKCGGANAEKGLSACLTGSGVLSSLALTVALITAMPALLCVIKGNFCAIGLSIFFINAVVPPVFMFISFLLLGICCGDAIQSSCIIFGIVHLVQIPHLGLLEFLFRNTFTAHRLGHYFGATVLPVVNAVTLIVALIFKYGKHCVPWDDLYPIIITADSIYFLLFIVSIIHGLFKEYPKCIKSLTLLYGTSR; translated from the exons ATGTGGAAACTCTTAATTATAGGATTCTGtattttgcaagtaagctgtcaGGAAA GTCTAACATCCAAACCAGTTGAAAAAGGTGGTGGCACATCTAAGCAAGATCATAatgataataaatgtaaaacaaattcaaatgatGGAAAATCTGGGAACAACAACTCACAATCCTCTCAGTGCAAATGCGGTGGAGCAAACGCAGAAAAAG GATTGTCTGCATGTTTGACTGGCAGTGGAGTTTTATCTAGTTTGGCGCTGACCGTGGCACTCATCACAGCCATGCCTGCTCTTCTGTGTGTCATAAAAGGGA atTTCTGTGCTATAGGTCTTAGTATTTTCTTCATAAATGCTGTAGTTCCACCAGTCTTcatgtttatttcatttcttcTCTTAGGGATTTGTTGTGGAG ATGCAATTCAAAGTTCTTGTATAATATTTGGCATTGTGCATTTGGTGCAAATACCTCATCTGGGCTTGCTGGAATTTCTATTTAGGAATACATTTACTG CCCATCGTTTGGGGCACTACTTTGGAGCAACAGTTTTGCCAGTCGTGAATGCTGTCACTCTGATTGTGGCATTAATCTTTAAATACG GGAAACACTGTGTGCCGTGGGATGATCTATATCCCATTATCATAACTGCTGACTCCATATACTTCCTGCTTTTCATTGTATCGATAATTCATGGCTTGT TTAAGGAGTACCCCAAGTGTATAAAATCACTGACACTGCTATATGGAACTTCAAGATAA
- the LOC120529300 gene encoding uncharacterized protein LOC120529300 isoform X2: MWKLLIIGFCILQVSCQERLSACLTGSGVLSSLALTVALITAMPALLCVIKGNFCAIGLSIFFINAVVPPVFMFISFLLLGICCGDAIQSSCIIFGIVHLVQIPHLGLLEFLFRNTFTAHRLGHYFGATVLPVVNAVTLIVALIFKYGKHCVPWDDLYPIIITADSIYFLLFIVSIIHGLFKEYPKCIKSLTLLYGTSR; the protein is encoded by the exons ATGTGGAAACTCTTAATTATAGGATTCTGtattttgcaagtaagctgtcaGGAAA GATTGTCTGCATGTTTGACTGGCAGTGGAGTTTTATCTAGTTTGGCGCTGACCGTGGCACTCATCACAGCCATGCCTGCTCTTCTGTGTGTCATAAAAGGGA atTTCTGTGCTATAGGTCTTAGTATTTTCTTCATAAATGCTGTAGTTCCACCAGTCTTcatgtttatttcatttcttcTCTTAGGGATTTGTTGTGGAG ATGCAATTCAAAGTTCTTGTATAATATTTGGCATTGTGCATTTGGTGCAAATACCTCATCTGGGCTTGCTGGAATTTCTATTTAGGAATACATTTACTG CCCATCGTTTGGGGCACTACTTTGGAGCAACAGTTTTGCCAGTCGTGAATGCTGTCACTCTGATTGTGGCATTAATCTTTAAATACG GGAAACACTGTGTGCCGTGGGATGATCTATATCCCATTATCATAACTGCTGACTCCATATACTTCCTGCTTTTCATTGTATCGATAATTCATGGCTTGT TTAAGGAGTACCCCAAGTGTATAAAATCACTGACACTGCTATATGGAACTTCAAGATAA